One Helianthus annuus cultivar XRQ/B chromosome 7, HanXRQr2.0-SUNRISE, whole genome shotgun sequence genomic region harbors:
- the LOC110876004 gene encoding uncharacterized protein LOC110876004: MFLAPKKVIKALEAIRRDFIWGRKAGKHKIRWIAWSQMTRDRALGGMGLGNLRNTNLAFMTKWWWKYKAKPKELWTRVIKAIHDNNRSYKLIPSNKKVAGVWKDITKAGKELESMGVSITDELTVEVGNGKAIKFWLDRWSGDRSLKDAYPGIFKIAENKHAMVADYVTVLQNENQWFITCTRPPNTDEEWSQWANLLQQINGTRVSGKEDRWGWKSDSKGIFSVAAVRNQLNKAEVNQEVEEWKLWNKWVPPKANYFSWRAALEKISVKRELVRRGMNISNVLCPRCGVSEETVDHLICECRVSQRIWVEVSKWLKVPSISGRRNCKELMEHCYTLKGSGDWRKIINVVIQAALWNIWKSRNDKEFEGHLRNEKEILDNIMEDSFIWVKTRSKIQGIVWERWLDFNIRDVVS; the protein is encoded by the coding sequence ATGTTCTTAGCACCAAAGAAGGTTATTAAAGCACTCGAAGCAATCCGTAGAGACTTTATTTGGGGGCGAAAGGCTGGCAAGCATAAGATTAGGTGGATAGCATGGAGTCAAATGACTAGAGATAGAGCACTAGGTGGAATGGGCCTAGGAAATTTGCGAAATACTAATCTTGCATTTATGACAAAGTGGTGGTGGAAGTACAAAGCAAAACCGAAGGAACTATGGACAAGGGTGATCAAAGCTATTCATGATAATAACAGGAGCTATAAGTTAATTCCGTCTAATAAAAAAGTTGCAGGGGTCTGGAAAGACATAACGAAAGCAGGTAAGGAACTGGAGAGCATGGGGGTATCAATAACAGACGAGCTAACAGTGGAAGTGGGGAATGGAAAAGCAATAAAATTTTGGCTGGATCGATGGTCTGGAGACAGGAGTCTTAAAGATGCATACCCGGGGATATTTAAAATCGCTGAAAACAAACATGCCATGGTTGCGGACTATGTTACAGTATTGCAAAATGAAAACCAATGGTTTATCACATGCACTCGGCCACCGAATACAGACGAGGAATGGAGTCAATGGGCTAACTTGTTACAACAAATTAACGGAACACGAGTCAGCGGAAAGGAAGACAGGTGGGGGTGGAAGTCGGACAGTAAAGGAATATTCTCAGTTGCTGCAGTTAGAAATCAGTTAAATAAAGCGGAAGTCAATCAAGAAGTTGAAGAATGGAAGCTTTGGAACAAATGGGTACCACCAAAGGCAAATTATTTCAGTTGGAGGGCAGCATTAGAAAAGATTTCGGTAAAGCGAGAATTGGTTAGAAGAGGCATGAATATAAGCAACGTACTGTGCCCAAGATGTGGTGTCAGTGAGGAGACGGTAGACCATCTTATTTGTGAATGCAGGGTGTCTCAAAGAATTTGGGTAGAAGTTTCGAAGTGGCTGAAAGTTCCGTCAATTTCTGGCCGCCGGAACTGCAAAGAATTGATGGAACACTGTTATACGCTAAAAGGATCAGGTGATTGGAGGAAAATTATCAATGTTGTGATTCAAGCGGCTCTTTGGAACATTTGGAAATCACGTAATGATAAAGAGTTTGAAGGACATCTTCGAAACGAGAAGGAGATATTGGATAACATAATGGAGGATAGTTTTATATGGGTTAAGACGAGGTCAAAGATACAAGGTATTGTGTGGGAGAGGTGGCTGGATTTTAATATAAGAGACGTAGTTAGTTAG